A window of Atribacterota bacterium genomic DNA:
TAAATTAGAGCAAGGCAATTAACAGGAAATACCAGCTTTTTTAAATGTTTGGGAAAGTGTCTTTTCCGCTTTTTCAAAAAATTCCTTAGTCTTTTTGCCTTCCAGACCGTATTTCCGGTAAATCCAATCAGCATAATTATAATTCATTTTATCAATAATTACATAATCAACTTTGCCCGCCAGGATTGCTCCAAGATCTTCAACTCCCGGGAGGATGGGAGCAATCATGGCATAGGTTTTTATTCCTGCTCTATGCAATTCAGCAAGGGTAGCAATCCTCTCTTTTATTTCAGGAGCATTCGGTTCAAATAGTTTTCTGATTGTATCATCTGCAGTGGCAATGCTGAAGCCTACCTGAAAGTTCCTCTCCTTTTTAAAAATATCAATATCCCTCAAAACCAGAGGAGATTTGGTTTGAATTACAACTGGCCAACATTCATCTGCCAGTATAACGAGACACTGACGGGTAATTTTATATTTTTCTTCTAAGGGTTGATAGGGATCGCATACTCCACTTATCCAGACCTCTCTCAGTTTTTTTCTAGCAATTTCCTTACTCAGTAATTCCGGCGCATTCGTCTTTACGTCCACAAAGTTTCCCCAGGGTTCAGAATGACCGGAATATTTTTTCATAAAACGAGCATAACAATAGATACAGCCATGTTGGCAACCCAAGTAAGGATTGATAGCATAGGGATAGA
This region includes:
- a CDS encoding radical SAM protein — its product is MIIIKEIKSKTILSKSKVYPYAINPYLGCQHGCIYCYARFMKKYSGHSEPWGNFVDVKTNAPELLSKEIARKKLREVWISGVCDPYQPLEEKYKITRQCLVILADECWPVVIQTKSPLVLRDIDIFKKERNFQVGFSIATADDTIRKLFEPNAPEIKERIATLAELHRAGIKTYAMIAPILPGVEDLGAILAGKVDYVIIDKMNYNYADWIYRKYGLEGKKTKEFFEKAEKTLSQTFKKAGISC